The following are from one region of the Candidatus Limnocylindrales bacterium genome:
- the gcvH gene encoding glycine cleavage system protein GcvH, which translates to MEIPDDLHYTKEHEWVRVEPDGTCTVGITDYAQEQLGDIVFVELPKAGEESEVTRDEPMAVVESVKAASDVYAPISGVVIEANDELPNSPNAINEDPYGDGWLVRIQPKSQAELEELMSAEDYEELVAGLID; encoded by the coding sequence ATGGAGATCCCTGACGATCTTCACTACACCAAAGAGCACGAGTGGGTCAGGGTCGAGCCCGATGGAACCTGCACGGTCGGGATTACCGATTACGCGCAGGAGCAGCTCGGGGACATCGTCTTCGTCGAGCTTCCCAAGGCGGGCGAGGAAAGCGAAGTGACGCGCGACGAGCCCATGGCCGTGGTCGAATCGGTCAAGGCCGCATCCGACGTGTACGCGCCCATCAGCGGCGTGGTCATCGAGGCCAACGACGAGCTGCCCAACAGCCCCAATGCCATCAACGAGGATCCGTACGGAGACGGCTGGCTCGTGCGCATCCAGCCAAAGAGCCAGGCCGAGCTCGAGGAGCTGATGTCGGCCGAGGACTACGAGGAGCTGGTCGCCGGACTGATCGACTGA
- the folD gene encoding bifunctional methylenetetrahydrofolate dehydrogenase/methenyltetrahydrofolate cyclohydrolase FolD, producing the protein MAQIIDGKACASEVRSRVARQIETRVSRGLRRPGLVTILVGEDPASHVYVGNKQRASAEVGMLSESVELASTVSMKTLLDVIDVHNRRQDIDGILVQMPLPAGFDSEAAIGTIDPRKDVDGLTPASQGALMTGRPGLRPCTPVGCMELLDRCGIDVAGKTAVVVGRSVLVGKPVAMLLLERNATVVLCHSRTVDLAEHVARADIVIAAVGKPELVKGDWIKPGAVVIDVGINRVGKKLVGDVEFGAAAERAAAITPVPGGVGPMTVAMLLQNTLIACENRAAS; encoded by the coding sequence ATGGCGCAGATCATCGACGGCAAGGCATGCGCGAGCGAAGTGCGATCGCGCGTGGCGCGCCAGATCGAGACGCGCGTCTCGCGCGGGCTGCGCCGGCCGGGGCTGGTGACGATCCTGGTCGGCGAGGATCCCGCCTCGCACGTCTACGTCGGCAACAAGCAACGCGCTTCGGCCGAAGTGGGCATGCTGTCGGAGTCGGTGGAGCTGGCATCGACGGTGTCGATGAAGACGCTCCTCGACGTGATCGACGTCCACAACCGGCGCCAGGACATCGACGGCATTCTCGTGCAGATGCCGCTGCCGGCCGGTTTCGACAGCGAGGCCGCCATCGGCACCATCGATCCGCGCAAGGACGTCGACGGGCTGACGCCGGCCAGCCAGGGCGCGTTGATGACGGGACGACCGGGTCTGAGGCCGTGCACGCCGGTGGGCTGCATGGAGCTGCTGGACCGTTGCGGCATCGACGTGGCCGGCAAGACTGCCGTCGTCGTCGGCCGCTCGGTGCTGGTCGGGAAGCCGGTGGCGATGCTGCTGCTCGAGCGCAACGCCACGGTCGTCCTGTGTCACTCCCGTACCGTCGATCTTGCGGAGCACGTAGCGCGCGCCGACATCGTCATCGCCGCCGTCGGCAAACCCGAGCTCGTCAAGGGAGACTGGATCAAGCCCGGCGCCGTCGTGATCGACGTCGGCATCAATCGCGTCGGCAAGAAGCTCGTCGGCGACGTCGAGTTCGGCGCGGCAGCCGAGCGCGCCGCGGCCATCACGCCCGTTCCAGGGGGCGTCGGCCCCATGACCGTGGCCATGCTGCTGCAAAACACGCTCATCGCGTGTGAGAATAGGGCCGCGTCCTGA
- the gcvT gene encoding glycine cleavage system aminomethyltransferase GcvT: MKRTPLYEEHVAAGARMVEFAGWQMPVQYASGVLAEHKAVRTAAGLFDVSHMGEIEIAGSGAEACCARLFTNDARALPPGKAHYSLIANDTGGLVDDIIVYRLEPQRFLVCVNASNAAVDFAWIAERQTGDCTVVDRSEATALIAIQGPAAAAVVERLAPAALQLKRFECAPIAIAGADAIMARTGYTGEDGFEVFLPVESAVSLWRALLEAGRDDGVIPCGLGARDTLRLEAALPLYGHELGPDVSPYEVRLGWAVKLNRPDMIGYEALSRAAAGEVRRRLIGLTIDGGIAREGTPVFAAGARNGAAADAAAGAAAGAGAQLGVVTSGTHSPTLGRAIAMALVEREHAAGPFEVEIRGKRRAASVTGLPFCVKRA; encoded by the coding sequence ATGAAACGAACGCCGCTTTACGAAGAGCACGTTGCTGCCGGCGCGCGCATGGTCGAGTTCGCCGGTTGGCAGATGCCGGTGCAGTACGCCAGCGGCGTGCTCGCCGAGCATAAAGCCGTACGCACCGCCGCCGGGCTCTTCGACGTCAGCCACATGGGCGAGATCGAGATCGCCGGCTCGGGTGCCGAGGCATGCTGTGCGCGCCTGTTCACCAATGACGCGCGGGCGCTGCCGCCGGGCAAGGCTCACTACAGCCTCATCGCCAACGACACGGGCGGCCTCGTCGACGACATCATCGTCTATCGCTTGGAGCCGCAGCGTTTCCTGGTCTGCGTCAACGCCTCCAATGCCGCAGTCGACTTCGCGTGGATCGCCGAGCGTCAGACGGGCGACTGCACGGTCGTCGATCGCAGCGAGGCCACGGCGCTCATCGCCATCCAGGGCCCCGCTGCCGCCGCCGTCGTCGAACGACTCGCTCCCGCGGCGCTGCAGCTGAAGCGCTTCGAGTGCGCGCCCATCGCGATTGCCGGCGCCGACGCGATCATGGCGCGCACCGGCTACACCGGCGAGGACGGCTTCGAGGTGTTCCTACCGGTCGAGTCGGCGGTCTCGCTGTGGCGCGCGCTTCTCGAAGCCGGCCGCGACGACGGCGTGATTCCCTGCGGCCTCGGCGCGCGCGACACGTTGCGACTGGAAGCGGCGCTGCCGCTCTACGGTCACGAGCTCGGTCCCGATGTCAGCCCGTACGAGGTGCGGCTGGGATGGGCGGTCAAGCTCAATCGCCCCGACATGATCGGCTACGAGGCGCTGTCACGCGCCGCGGCGGGCGAGGTGAGGCGGCGCCTGATCGGTCTGACCATCGACGGCGGTATCGCGCGAGAGGGCACACCCGTCTTCGCAGCGGGCGCACGCAACGGCGCCGCCGCCGACGCAGCCGCTGGCGCGGCCGCCGGCGCCGGCGCGCAGCTCGGCGTCGTCACCAGCGGAACCCACTCGCCCACGCTCGGCCGTGCCATCGCGATGGCGCTGGTGGAGCGCGAGCACGCCGCCGGGCCGTTCGAAGTGGAAATCCGCGGAAAACGCAGAGCCGCATCCGTGACCGGCCTTCCCTTTTGTGTTAAGCGGGCCTGA
- the aspS gene encoding aspartate--tRNA ligase: MERSCYCGEPREKDAGRELELVGWVDARRDHGGVIFVDLRDHTGIVQIVFDPETGGAAHATAGDLRSEFVIRVHGRLRRRTAETVNPKMQTGEVELLASELEVLNTSKPIPFAIDDSASLTENVRLRYRYLDLRRPVMQRNLRVRHQVCHIARNYLSDRGFLEIETPILTRSTPEGARDYLVPSRVNLGSFFALPQSPQLFKQLLMVSGYDRYYQIARCFRDEDLRADRQPEFTQIDLEMAFPTQETIIQLVEGMLKQIFTAVLERPFEEPFPRMSYDEAMSRYGSDRPDTRFGLELVDLTDVLGASEFKVFRAAVDGGGVVKAINVKGGAGMSRKEIDDLGAYAAGFGAKGMAWIKVAGGEWQSPIVKFLSEGERAQLASRLGIEDGDLVLFGADSRKVVAAVLGNLRGKVAAERGLIDETAFNFLWVVDFPLVEYDAAEKRYFALHHPFTSPKAADLERLESDPESVRADAYDIVLNGTELGGGSIRIHRGDVQSRVFSVLGIGEEEARQKFGFLLEALSFGAPPHGGLALGLDRMVAMLVGSDSIRDVIAFPKTQRAACLLTEAPSAVDAAQLRGLGIKLAL, translated from the coding sequence GTGGAGCGTAGCTGTTACTGCGGGGAGCCGCGCGAGAAGGACGCCGGGCGCGAGCTCGAGCTGGTCGGCTGGGTCGATGCCCGCCGCGATCACGGCGGCGTGATCTTCGTCGACCTGCGCGACCACACCGGCATCGTCCAGATCGTCTTCGATCCCGAGACCGGCGGCGCGGCCCATGCGACGGCCGGCGACCTGCGCAGCGAGTTCGTGATCCGCGTCCACGGCCGCCTGCGAAGGCGCACGGCCGAGACGGTCAATCCCAAGATGCAGACGGGCGAGGTCGAGCTGCTGGCGTCCGAGCTCGAGGTCCTGAACACCTCCAAGCCGATTCCCTTCGCCATCGACGATTCGGCCTCGCTGACCGAGAACGTGCGCCTGCGCTACCGCTACCTCGACCTTCGGCGCCCGGTCATGCAGCGCAACCTGCGCGTCCGTCATCAGGTCTGCCACATCGCGCGCAACTACCTTTCCGATCGCGGCTTCCTCGAGATCGAGACGCCGATCCTGACGCGCTCGACGCCCGAAGGTGCGCGCGACTACCTGGTGCCGTCGCGCGTGAATCTCGGAAGCTTCTTCGCGCTGCCGCAGTCGCCGCAGCTGTTCAAGCAGCTCTTGATGGTCTCGGGCTACGACCGCTACTACCAGATCGCCCGCTGCTTCCGGGACGAAGACCTGCGCGCGGACCGCCAGCCCGAGTTCACGCAGATCGATCTGGAGATGGCCTTCCCGACCCAGGAGACGATCATCCAGCTCGTCGAAGGGATGCTGAAGCAGATCTTCACCGCGGTGCTGGAGCGGCCCTTCGAGGAACCGTTCCCGCGCATGTCCTACGACGAGGCGATGAGCCGCTACGGCAGCGACCGCCCCGACACCCGCTTCGGCCTGGAGCTGGTCGACCTGACCGACGTCCTCGGCGCCAGCGAGTTCAAGGTCTTTCGCGCGGCGGTCGACGGCGGCGGCGTGGTCAAGGCCATCAACGTCAAAGGCGGCGCCGGCATGTCGCGCAAGGAGATCGACGACCTCGGCGCGTACGCCGCCGGCTTTGGCGCCAAGGGCATGGCGTGGATCAAGGTGGCCGGCGGGGAGTGGCAGTCGCCCATCGTCAAGTTCCTGTCCGAGGGCGAGCGCGCCCAGCTGGCGTCGCGCCTGGGCATCGAGGACGGCGATCTGGTCCTGTTCGGCGCCGACTCCAGGAAGGTCGTGGCGGCGGTTCTCGGGAACCTGCGCGGCAAGGTCGCGGCCGAGCGCGGGCTGATCGACGAGACCGCGTTCAACTTTCTTTGGGTCGTCGACTTCCCGCTGGTCGAGTACGACGCGGCCGAAAAGCGATACTTCGCGCTCCATCATCCTTTCACGTCGCCCAAGGCGGCCGACCTCGAACGCCTGGAGAGCGATCCGGAGAGCGTGCGGGCGGACGCCTACGACATCGTGCTCAACGGCACCGAGCTCGGCGGCGGCTCCATCCGTATCCATCGCGGGGATGTGCAGAGCCGGGTGTTTTCTGTGCTCGGCATCGGCGAAGAAGAGGCGCGGCAGAAGTTCGGCTTCCTGCTCGAGGCGCTCAGCTTCGGCGCGCCGCCGCACGGAGGCCTGGCGCTGGGGCTGGACCGAATGGTCGCGATGCTGGTGGGCAGCGACTCGATCCGCGACGTCATCGCGTTCCCGAAGACGCAGCGCGCGGCGTGCCTGCTGACCGAAGCGCCGTCGGCGGTGGATGCGGCGCAGCTTCGGGGGCTCGGAATCAAGCTGGCCCTGTAG
- the gcvPA gene encoding aminomethyl-transferring glycine dehydrogenase subunit GcvPA: protein MRFLPHTPSDIARMLATIGIGSVDELFPSVPAALKAKAALALPDGLGEREVLERMQALADANELLPSFQGAGAYRHFVPAAVSLVMSRSEFATSYTPYQPEVSQGTLQAAFEFQTYVARLTGMEVANASMYDGASAFAEALLMALRVHKNRPRLLVSAGIHPEYLEVARTYLEGYGRGQIVEIALAADGRTDLEALQAAIGSGSDVAAVAVGYPNFFGVIDDLAGAGALARKAGALCISVTTEALALALLRSPGECGADIAVAEGQSLGLPVSYGGPGLGMFATRTAHLRQMPGRLVGQTVDEEGRRGYVLTLSTREQHIRREKATSNICTNQGLAALCVTVYMSLTGRRGLRELAIENTQAAHRVAERLTREAGLALALSAPFFNEFTIEVPDCEAAFDRAVAGGVIPGVKVARLLPGRPEHKNRLLVTVTEMTRASDVDLLIDRLRSRAAA from the coding sequence GTGCGGTTCCTGCCTCACACGCCGAGCGACATCGCACGCATGCTGGCCACGATCGGCATCGGCAGTGTCGATGAGCTCTTCCCGTCCGTTCCTGCTGCGCTGAAAGCGAAGGCCGCGCTGGCGTTGCCCGATGGGCTCGGCGAGCGCGAGGTGCTCGAGCGCATGCAGGCGCTGGCCGACGCGAACGAATTGCTGCCGAGCTTCCAGGGCGCCGGCGCCTACCGGCATTTCGTGCCGGCCGCGGTCTCACTGGTGATGAGCCGCTCCGAGTTCGCCACCTCCTACACGCCGTATCAGCCCGAGGTCAGTCAGGGCACGTTGCAGGCGGCGTTCGAGTTCCAGACGTACGTGGCACGGCTGACCGGCATGGAGGTCGCCAACGCCAGCATGTACGACGGCGCCTCCGCCTTCGCTGAAGCGCTGCTGATGGCGCTGCGCGTGCACAAGAACCGGCCGCGCCTGCTCGTCTCGGCCGGCATCCATCCCGAATACCTGGAGGTCGCACGCACCTACCTCGAAGGCTACGGGCGCGGGCAGATCGTCGAGATCGCGCTCGCCGCCGACGGCCGCACCGACCTCGAAGCGCTCCAGGCCGCGATCGGCAGCGGCAGCGACGTCGCCGCGGTCGCCGTGGGCTATCCGAACTTCTTCGGCGTCATCGACGATCTTGCCGGAGCGGGCGCTCTCGCCAGGAAAGCCGGTGCGCTGTGCATCTCGGTGACGACCGAAGCGCTGGCGCTGGCGCTGCTGCGCTCGCCCGGCGAGTGCGGCGCCGACATCGCCGTGGCCGAGGGCCAGAGCCTCGGCCTGCCCGTCTCCTACGGCGGCCCCGGACTCGGAATGTTCGCGACGCGCACCGCGCACCTTCGCCAGATGCCGGGACGCCTGGTCGGCCAGACCGTGGATGAAGAAGGGCGGCGAGGCTACGTGCTGACGCTTTCGACCCGCGAGCAGCACATCCGCCGCGAGAAGGCGACGTCGAACATCTGCACGAACCAGGGCCTGGCCGCCCTCTGCGTCACCGTCTACATGAGCCTGACCGGACGCCGCGGCCTGCGCGAGCTGGCCATCGAGAACACGCAGGCCGCGCACCGCGTGGCCGAGCGGCTGACGCGCGAGGCCGGACTGGCGCTGGCGCTGAGCGCGCCGTTCTTCAACGAGTTCACGATCGAGGTCCCCGATTGCGAGGCGGCTTTCGATCGCGCGGTGGCCGGCGGCGTCATCCCCGGCGTCAAGGTCGCCAGGCTGCTGCCCGGCAGGCCCGAGCACAAGAACCGCCTGCTCGTCACCGTCACCGAGATGACGCGCGCTTCCGACGTCGATCTCCTGATCGATCGGCTGCGCTCGAGGGCCGCTGCATGA